A stretch of Catharus ustulatus isolate bCatUst1 unplaced genomic scaffold, bCatUst1.pri.v2 scaffold_127_arrow_ctg1, whole genome shotgun sequence DNA encodes these proteins:
- the LOC117011380 gene encoding uncharacterized protein LOC117011380 yields MEEEESPESSSAEKTEEVVPVQQPQEGAATDPTQEQEPTVGRFHRTARLIYNFIKSIRPKGTSSTGTRVIAYSDVFKHEFSPALLDLIVEMGVSKPDQVPAMVRYIHQWLLANESAEHRLDRSLLNLTEAQPTDVVMTLLRVAPLCDRAAVIMWKTIMSLPKTAEVVQQLLLDVLGSWPEYSTCTSDGDRTGVFALAATVVMWKILQEPCCPRVVIVFFPRLFVHLLFQVFFSTLDMPEEVDKFWKKCQEEHGLATSPNRFAVQTLKSLLCQMQYEGVVVSMERKRAWDTLLCADTHHYAVGLLARELRNASMHLCKSILCCLLEMLSTEMPYWDYPALAFLVEVLDCLDLNECTDRIMDVLSRHLKCECTEIRRQVLRALFLLRDHPLLTERMWNMSESLVELLQDNDSDVVRMTIMLLSYLFLDNSAPIASPIALQLAEAVLPLFDHDDMQVQVLSMFVFRTLMTFIVEEGKRPLKIHVRRSQLPLVFHCHDENRCVAEASRTTLRCVAKFRNRPELEKPMKKEKVWKFAECLLTEDDTRVANYLRQALQYLQSPQESLRAAAIRFIGLAGRTVRRHPQDLEVLCRALEHTTDDRSGAVSDLALETLYVLRAIQSGRYSIFQRLHHRFRRAWRTRPHLSGLNWLSCWRSAES; encoded by the exons atggaggaggaagaaagccCTGAAAGTTCCTCAGCTGAGAAGACTGAAGAGGTGGTGCCGGTCCAGCAGCCGCAGGAGG GTGCTGCCACGGACCCAACACAAGAGCAGGAACCCACCGTTGGCCGCTTCCACAGAACAGCACGG CTGATTTACAACTTCATCAAGAGCATTCGGCCCAAAGGGACCAGCAGCACGGGCACTAGGGTCATAGCATACTCAGACGTCTTCAAACATGAAttctctcctgccctgctggattTGATTGTGGAAATGGGTGTTTCAAAACCCGACCAG GTGCCTGCCATGGTGAGGTACATCCACCAGTGGCTCCTGGCCAATGAgtctgctgagcacaggctggaCAGGAGCCTGCTGAATCTCACTGAGGCACAGCCCACTGACGTGGTGATGACTCTCCTGCGTGTGGCCCCATTGTGTGACAG agctgcagtgatcATGTGGAAGACGATCATGTCCTTACCCAAGACTGCGGAGgtggtgcagcagctgctccttgatgtgctggggagctggCCAGAGTACAGCACGTGCACCTCTGATGGGGACAGAACGGGTGTCTTTGCCCTGGCT GCAACTGTGGTGATGTGGAAGATCCTCCAGGAGCCTTGCTGCCCGCGTGTAGTGATAGTGTTCTTCCCCCGCCTATTTGTGCATCTGCTCTTCCAAGTGTTCTTCAGCACTTTGGACATGCCAGAGGAGGTCGataaattttggaagaaatgcCAGGAAGAACATGGCCTTGCCACCAGCCCCAACAG ATTTGCAGTGCAGACCCTgaagtccctgctctgccaaaTGCAGTATGAGGGTGTGGTGGTGTCAATGGAACGCAAGCGTGCCTGGGACacgctgctctgtgctgacacccACCACTATGCAGTGGGTCTGCTggccag GGAACTGCGCAATGCCTCCATGCACTTGTGTAAAAGCATCTTATGCTGCCTCCTTGAGAtgctcagcacagagatgcCATACTGGGATTACCCTGCCCTGGCATTCCTTGTGGAG GTCTTGGATTGCCTGGACTTGAACGAATGCACTGACAGAATAATGGATGTCTTGTCAAGGCACCTGAAGTGCGAGTGCACAGAGATTCGTCGCCAGGTTCTCAGGGCCCTCTTTCTGCTCAGGGACCATCCCTTGCTG ACTGAAAGAATGTGGAACATGAGCGAAAGCCTCGTGGAGCTCCTGCAAGACAATGACAGTGACGTGGTCAGAATGACCATCATGCTCCTCAGCTATTTGTTCCTGGATAATAGCGCTCCCATAGCCAGCCCCATTGCCCTACAGCTGGCTGAGGCAGTCCTGCCACTCTTTGACCAC GATGATATGCAGGTGCAGGTGCTCTCCATGTTTGTCTTTCGAACATTGATGACTTTTATagtagaagaaggaaaaaggccCCTTAAGATACATGTGCGGCGGAGCCAACTACCACTTGTCTTCCACTGCCATGATGAGAATCGGTGTGTGGCAGAG gcctCTAGGACAACACTGCGCTGTGTGGCCAAGTTCCGAAATAGGCCGGAACTTGAAAAACCtatgaagaaggagaaagtcTGGAAGTTTGCCGAGTGCCTG ctgacagAGGACGACACCCGAGTCGCCAATTACCTACGGCAGGCACTGCAGTacctgcagagcccacaggagTCCCTGAGAGCAGCGGCCATCAGGTTCATTG GGCTCGCCGGGAGGACAGTGAGGAGGCATCCGCAAGACCTCGAGGTGCTCTGCAGAG CCCTTGAACACACGACAGATGACAGAAGCGGTGCCGTGTCAGACCTTGCACTTGAAACATTGTATGTCCTCCGGGCAATACAGAGTGGGCGATATTCCATCTTCCAGAGGCTTCATCATCGGTTCCGCAGGGCATGGAGGACACGACCTCATCTGTCGGGCCTCaactggctgagctgctggagatcGGCAGAGAGCTGA